A single region of the Streptomyces sp. NBC_01803 genome encodes:
- a CDS encoding TadE/TadG family type IV pilus assembly protein, which produces MEAVVVTPLLLLVALLVVAFGRVADARIRVEDAAQHAARAASLARDPEQAEQAARKAAASALDVSGAGCASHSVRLRHDGLTPGSAVTATVSCEGHIGDLTGSALPGSLRLNATTTSPIDPFRSTR; this is translated from the coding sequence GTGGAAGCAGTGGTGGTCACTCCGCTTTTGCTGCTTGTGGCGCTGCTGGTGGTGGCCTTCGGCCGCGTGGCCGACGCCCGCATTCGCGTCGAGGACGCCGCCCAGCACGCCGCCCGCGCCGCATCGCTTGCCCGTGATCCGGAGCAGGCCGAGCAGGCCGCACGCAAGGCGGCGGCCTCCGCTCTCGACGTGTCCGGCGCCGGATGCGCGTCGCACTCCGTGAGGCTTCGGCACGACGGACTCACCCCCGGCAGCGCGGTGACCGCCACTGTCTCGTGCGAAGGCCACATCGGCGACCTGACCGGAAGCGCCTTGCCCGGAAGCCTCCGCCTCAACGCCACCACGACGTCGCCCATCGACCCCTTCCGGAGCACGCGATGA
- a CDS encoding pilus assembly protein TadG-related protein, giving the protein MKLPPRLADPAWDDLGQVTAFVVGVFLALWLFAGIVVDGGLALAAKVKAIDNAQEAARTGAQSLDLAALREDGTARLDPVEAEAAAHAYLTATGAVGRVEVTDDTVTVHLTRHQDTQILQLVGLRRLTVTGSAAARAERGTTTQARSAQ; this is encoded by the coding sequence ATGAAACTGCCGCCTCGCCTCGCGGACCCGGCCTGGGACGACCTCGGCCAGGTAACAGCCTTCGTCGTCGGGGTGTTCCTGGCACTGTGGCTCTTCGCCGGCATCGTGGTCGACGGAGGTCTCGCCCTGGCGGCCAAAGTCAAAGCGATAGACAACGCCCAAGAAGCCGCCCGCACCGGAGCCCAGAGCCTGGACCTCGCCGCCCTCCGTGAGGACGGAACCGCACGCCTCGACCCCGTCGAGGCAGAGGCCGCCGCCCATGCCTACCTCACCGCCACCGGCGCCGTCGGCCGCGTCGAAGTCACCGACGACACAGTCACGGTCCACCTCACCCGCCACCAGGACACTCAGATCCTCCAACTCGTCGGCCTACGCCGGCTCACCGTCACCGGCAGCGCCGCCGCCCGGGCCGAACGCGGAACGACCACCCAGGCAAGGAGCGCGCAGTGA